A stretch of Desulfobacter hydrogenophilus DNA encodes these proteins:
- the mprF gene encoding bifunctional lysylphosphatidylglycerol flippase/synthetase MprF, with the protein MIEKILHRIKPYIGFVLFIVAILIVHHELKVHSIEEIAADLAQVPMSVILLGVLLTGINYLCLTGYDFMALRYLGRTVRPRNVIMASLISFSISNNTGQALISGSSMRYRFYSLWNLSGMDIIKLSLFISLMYVLGAATLFGITTVTSPGLMAASLPLAHTVQWLAWFFLAALAVYWCIILFRKKPFIIRGMELFLPGPGLTLAQTLIAMMDIVLSSFVLYLFLHVHADISFHSFLAVYIAAQILGLFSQVPGGLGVFEGAFLYLLGNDIPASSVFAALLVFRLVYYFVPLVLSGAGLLTYELLQHRTLVKENAQATLGYLSRGIPHIFSILLVLAGGLLLVSGSTPTDRGALKWLYKTLPLSVMEASHLIGSIVGLLLLFMARAVRLRIDAAYFGILVLLVTGAVSSLLKGFDWQEALVLGIFLILFLPSRRFFYRKSSLFTMPFSWSWLGFVGVVIMGTTWIGLFSYKHVEYTNDLWWRFAYNGDAPRFLRSSLILAVMVLSFCVYRLMRVRPQKAHLPTQEEIDELEPIVHNARDTQSHLALIGDKTILWGQNRESFLMYGTTPKFWIAMGDPVGKPESHDSLVWQFRETADKNGARIAFYQISKGNLPLYLDLGLVLIKLGEEARVSLTDFDLKGGKRSGLRNTNNKFSKLNLEFRILERDQVKADIQGLHQVSDAWLKTRKADEKGFSLGFFSETYLCRSRCAVVMQGETILAFANLWETDSKEEISIDLMRYTPEAPGGIMEYLFIQLMLWGKSQGYHWFNLGMSPLYGLEKHPLAPLWHKVGNAVFKYGDNFYNFEGLHAYKEKFDPVWQPRYLATPALAAPAVLLSVTGMIAGSWKGIFTK; encoded by the coding sequence ATGATTGAAAAAATTCTTCACCGGATAAAACCCTATATCGGCTTTGTGCTGTTCATTGTGGCAATCCTTATCGTCCACCATGAACTCAAGGTGCACAGCATTGAAGAAATTGCAGCCGATCTTGCGCAGGTTCCCATGTCCGTCATTCTGCTGGGCGTCCTGCTGACGGGAATCAATTACCTGTGTTTGACAGGGTATGATTTTATGGCCCTGCGTTACCTGGGCAGGACCGTGCGGCCCAGGAACGTAATCATGGCATCTCTGATCAGTTTTTCCATCAGCAACAATACCGGCCAAGCTCTGATCAGCGGGTCGTCCATGCGATATCGTTTCTACAGTCTCTGGAACCTTTCCGGCATGGACATCATCAAGCTCTCCCTTTTTATCAGCCTGATGTATGTGCTGGGCGCTGCAACGCTTTTTGGCATCACCACGGTGACCTCCCCTGGGCTGATGGCGGCGTCACTGCCCCTGGCCCACACGGTCCAATGGCTTGCCTGGTTCTTCCTGGCAGCCCTGGCAGTCTACTGGTGCATCATCTTGTTTCGTAAAAAACCATTCATCATCAGGGGCATGGAACTTTTTCTGCCGGGACCCGGTCTTACACTGGCCCAGACACTCATTGCCATGATGGATATTGTTTTAAGTTCATTTGTTTTATATCTATTTCTTCACGTTCATGCGGACATTTCGTTTCACTCTTTTCTTGCTGTTTATATTGCCGCCCAGATTCTGGGACTGTTCAGTCAGGTCCCCGGGGGCCTCGGCGTATTTGAAGGGGCGTTTCTCTATCTTCTGGGGAATGACATCCCTGCATCATCTGTTTTTGCGGCTCTGCTCGTGTTTCGGCTTGTCTATTATTTTGTTCCTCTTGTACTCTCCGGAGCAGGGTTGCTCACCTATGAACTTTTGCAGCATCGTACCTTGGTCAAAGAAAATGCCCAGGCAACCCTCGGGTATCTTTCCCGGGGGATTCCCCATATTTTTTCGATCCTGCTGGTTCTGGCTGGCGGATTGTTACTGGTTTCCGGGTCAACCCCAACTGATCGCGGTGCATTGAAATGGCTGTATAAGACATTGCCACTATCGGTGATGGAGGCCTCCCATCTGATCGGCAGCATTGTTGGCCTTCTGCTGTTGTTCATGGCCCGGGCAGTGCGGCTGCGCATTGATGCGGCCTATTTTGGCATCCTTGTGCTGCTGGTCACAGGCGCCGTCTCCTCCCTGCTCAAAGGTTTTGACTGGCAGGAGGCCCTGGTGCTGGGAATATTTTTGATTCTATTTCTGCCGTCCCGGCGATTTTTCTATCGAAAATCCTCATTGTTCACCATGCCCTTTTCCTGGTCATGGCTCGGGTTTGTGGGTGTTGTTATTATGGGCACCACATGGATCGGATTGTTTTCCTACAAGCATGTTGAATATACCAATGACCTTTGGTGGCGGTTTGCCTATAATGGCGATGCACCCAGATTTTTAAGATCTTCACTTATCCTTGCCGTTATGGTGCTGTCGTTTTGTGTTTACCGCCTGATGCGGGTACGGCCCCAAAAGGCTCACCTGCCGACCCAGGAGGAAATTGATGAGCTGGAACCCATTGTTCACAATGCCCGGGATACCCAGAGCCACCTTGCCCTGATCGGGGATAAGACCATTTTGTGGGGTCAGAACCGGGAATCCTTTTTGATGTACGGCACAACGCCAAAGTTCTGGATTGCCATGGGAGACCCTGTGGGGAAACCGGAATCCCACGATTCACTGGTGTGGCAGTTCCGGGAGACAGCAGATAAAAACGGTGCCAGGATTGCCTTTTACCAGATCTCCAAAGGGAACCTGCCCCTGTATCTTGATCTTGGACTGGTGCTGATCAAGCTGGGAGAGGAGGCCCGGGTTTCACTGACGGATTTTGATCTTAAAGGCGGAAAACGCTCAGGGCTGCGCAACACAAATAACAAATTCTCCAAACTGAACCTGGAATTTCGTATTCTGGAACGTGATCAGGTAAAAGCAGATATCCAGGGACTGCATCAGGTTTCAGACGCCTGGCTGAAAACCCGGAAGGCAGATGAGAAAGGCTTCTCCCTTGGATTCTTTTCAGAAACCTACCTTTGCCGGAGCCGATGTGCAGTGGTCATGCAGGGAGAAACCATTCTTGCCTTTGCCAATTTGTGGGAAACCGACAGCAAAGAAGAGATCTCCATTGATCTGATGCGGTATACACCAGAGGCCCCGGGGGGTATCATGGAATACCTGTTCATTCAGCTCATGCTGTGGGGGAAAAGCCAGGGGTATCACTGGTTCAATCTTGGCATGTCCCCCTTGTACGGACTTGAGAAGCACCCACTGGCACCGCTGTGGCACAAGGTGGGGAATGCGGTCTTTAAATATGGCGATAATTTCTATAATTTTGAAGGACTGCATGCATACAAGGAAAAATTTGATCCGGTCTGGCAACCGCGTTACCTTGCCACCCCTGCCCTGGCTGCACCCGCTGTTCTATTGAGTGTTACCGGAATGATAGCGGGCAGTTGGAAAGGTATTTTTACCAAATAA
- a CDS encoding zinc-dependent peptidase produces MFDWFADRRRKKLIQTPFPASWETIVRSNVAHFCMLENAQQDHLRDLVKVFVAEKNWVGAGGLELTDEIRVTIAAQACLLLLGLAHNYYRNVESIIVYPSTVVPPQRRPSFFDNTIAPAEIAHPIIGQAFQNGPVIIIWDAALSGGRHPESGHNVIYHEFAHKLDMLDGMADGTPPLQDRTEYHDWVLICSREYLRLKKDAGKGRKSFLDAYGATNEAEFFAVATEQFFDQPQRMRENTPDLYRVLQEYYNQDPSERVSRNTCTG; encoded by the coding sequence ATGTTTGACTGGTTTGCTGATCGACGCAGAAAAAAACTGATCCAGACACCTTTTCCCGCCTCATGGGAAACTATTGTCCGCAGTAATGTGGCCCATTTCTGTATGCTGGAGAATGCCCAGCAGGATCACCTTCGTGACTTGGTAAAGGTCTTTGTCGCCGAGAAAAATTGGGTTGGCGCAGGCGGACTGGAACTTACAGATGAGATCCGCGTAACGATTGCGGCACAGGCTTGTCTGCTTCTTCTTGGACTGGCCCACAATTATTATAGGAATGTCGAATCCATCATCGTTTATCCTTCTACGGTTGTCCCCCCTCAACGCAGGCCGAGTTTCTTTGATAATACAATTGCACCCGCCGAAATCGCCCATCCCATCATCGGCCAGGCATTCCAGAATGGGCCGGTAATTATCATCTGGGATGCTGCCCTGAGTGGCGGCCGCCATCCCGAATCCGGTCACAACGTGATTTACCATGAATTTGCCCACAAGCTTGATATGCTGGATGGCATGGCCGACGGAACACCACCACTGCAAGACCGGACTGAATACCATGACTGGGTTCTGATCTGTTCGCGTGAATATCTGCGCCTTAAAAAGGATGCGGGCAAGGGCAGGAAATCTTTTCTTGATGCCTACGGTGCAACAAATGAAGCAGAATTTTTTGCAGTTGCCACCGAGCAATTTTTTGACCAGCCTCAACGAATGCGGGAGAACACACCGGATCTTTATCGTGTTTTGCAGGAATACTATAATCAGGATCCTTCCGAACGGGTGTCCCGAAATACCTGCACAGGTTAA
- a CDS encoding DUF1003 domain-containing protein, whose product MTLHSKNSNSISPSPGKSNQNYFRFHMPHRHLASIYGDNWFSLKAEAFARFFGTPVFLVAQTVIVAIWISMNAFGFTRFDVYPFILLNLAFSLQAAYAAPLILLAQTRQADRDKANADADAQHREALAIASDKRLEIAQQNTEQLMELMKQNTQLTELTKQLSQRIEVLTLEMHGKIFGDDTKK is encoded by the coding sequence ATGACATTACACTCAAAAAATTCTAATTCTATCTCCCCATCACCAGGCAAATCAAATCAGAACTATTTCCGTTTCCATATGCCACACCGTCATCTTGCCTCGATTTATGGAGATAATTGGTTCTCACTCAAGGCCGAAGCCTTTGCCCGCTTTTTTGGAACGCCTGTTTTTCTAGTGGCACAGACGGTGATCGTTGCAATCTGGATCAGCATGAACGCATTTGGTTTCACCAGGTTCGACGTCTACCCCTTCATTCTACTCAACCTAGCCTTCAGTCTCCAGGCGGCTTATGCAGCGCCGCTGATTCTGTTGGCACAGACCCGACAGGCGGACAGGGATAAAGCGAACGCCGATGCCGATGCGCAGCATCGGGAAGCCCTTGCCATCGCGAGTGATAAGCGCCTGGAAATTGCTCAACAAAACACGGAGCAACTGATGGAACTGATGAAGCAAAACACCCAACTCACCGAACTCACGAAACAGTTGAGCCAGCGTATTGAAGTGTTGACCCTCGAGATGCACGGCAAGATATTCGGGGATGACACAAAAAAATAA
- a CDS encoding transglutaminase N-terminal domain-containing protein → MKRYKIIHRTYYNYTDTVTLGPHHLLLRPREDHDLRIESFVLKVTPDAKIYWHRDVEGNSVAIANFTSPTQHLTVESEVIIRQYNEFPLDFIVADYAINYPFSYNLSFACLNLGFSSFGCNYPIFHFGQF, encoded by the coding sequence ATGAAACGTTATAAAATCATTCATCGTACCTATTACAATTATACGGATACTGTAACGCTTGGACCGCATCATTTACTTTTGCGTCCGCGGGAAGATCATGACCTCCGTATCGAGTCTTTTGTACTTAAAGTTACTCCCGATGCAAAAATATATTGGCATCGGGATGTTGAAGGAAATTCAGTTGCTATTGCTAATTTTACAAGTCCAACGCAACACCTCACAGTTGAAAGTGAAGTCATCATTCGGCAATATAATGAATTTCCATTGGATTTTATAGTGGCCGATTATGCTATTAACTATCCTTTTTCTTATAACTTAAGTTTCGCTTGTTTGAATTTGGGTTTCAGTAGTTTTGGATGCAATTATCCGATTTTTCACTTTGGCCAATTTTGA
- a CDS encoding IS1634 family transposase, producing MADNVNNNVETKPIGFAPILQHYFHKCCIADIIDQNVPLDARRKMLTHGQASIAMITAILFQVMSLYKVCKFARESNVLDVIFPDISPDEYFDDRLGDTLDAIHKFGIGNLELLITRHIIEAFEIQTEICHNDTTCAQVYGENNKNRSEQSIKISYGYSKQYRKDLKQLVWSMTASSDSSFPLFQQTYSGNTADVETYVEQWHHLIDLLGKKNFLFAGDSKVATHGNMAHINDHGGYFLSPLPMYASYQEALFKALDKHDHETLIPYKDQMNRGFEVPLTFEHENKSYTFRMIILFDQGLFYRRKKSLLERITKTQVAFDELAQKINAYKLKTKDSIEQACQAILKKHKTQAFFDFVVHNDPVVTYKNARPGRPAKNAEKIAVYQDHFSIELNYNESACTKAQYQIGYYPLVTNKPASDFSIEDAMLAHKNQYKVEHLYKRSKSGYNLEPIYLQTPDRIEAYLFLFKIALQILVLMERTARIKIAERDKGLDNFMPNKRDVRNPKTENMLAMFEFVVCGVILLHDGSRQYFVSKLTETQKDILSILDVPEECYTHQYLFDTS from the coding sequence ATGGCGGATAACGTCAATAATAATGTCGAGACAAAGCCGATTGGTTTTGCCCCGATTTTGCAGCATTATTTTCACAAATGTTGCATCGCTGATATTATTGACCAGAACGTCCCTCTTGATGCAAGACGTAAAATGCTCACTCATGGGCAGGCAAGTATAGCAATGATCACCGCCATTCTTTTTCAGGTTATGTCTCTTTACAAGGTTTGCAAGTTTGCCAGGGAATCAAATGTCCTGGATGTTATTTTCCCTGACATAAGTCCGGATGAATATTTTGACGATAGGCTGGGTGATACCTTAGACGCTATTCACAAATTCGGCATTGGTAATCTGGAACTGCTGATTACCCGACATATAATTGAAGCCTTTGAGATTCAGACAGAAATCTGTCATAACGATACGACCTGTGCGCAAGTTTACGGCGAGAATAATAAAAATAGATCCGAACAGAGCATCAAGATCTCATACGGATACAGCAAACAATACCGCAAAGACCTGAAACAATTGGTATGGTCCATGACAGCCAGTTCTGACAGTAGCTTTCCCTTATTCCAACAAACATATAGTGGCAACACCGCCGATGTGGAAACCTATGTGGAACAGTGGCACCATTTGATTGACCTGCTGGGAAAGAAAAATTTTTTATTTGCCGGCGATTCCAAGGTGGCTACACACGGGAATATGGCGCACATAAATGATCACGGAGGATATTTTTTAAGTCCTCTGCCCATGTACGCCTCCTATCAAGAAGCTCTTTTCAAAGCACTGGATAAGCACGATCACGAGACCCTGATTCCTTACAAAGATCAAATGAATCGGGGGTTTGAGGTGCCTCTGACTTTTGAGCACGAGAACAAAAGTTATACCTTCAGAATGATCATCCTTTTCGATCAGGGCTTGTTTTACCGCCGTAAAAAATCTCTTCTGGAACGAATCACTAAAACCCAAGTCGCATTTGATGAACTCGCCCAAAAAATAAATGCATATAAATTAAAGACGAAGGACAGCATTGAGCAGGCTTGTCAGGCCATACTAAAAAAACATAAGACACAGGCGTTTTTTGATTTTGTTGTCCACAACGATCCAGTGGTCACGTATAAAAATGCACGGCCCGGTCGACCAGCCAAAAATGCAGAAAAAATTGCGGTCTATCAAGATCACTTCTCTATAGAACTCAATTATAATGAGTCCGCCTGTACCAAGGCGCAATATCAAATCGGCTATTATCCACTCGTCACCAACAAGCCGGCTTCTGATTTTTCAATAGAAGATGCGATGCTGGCTCATAAAAATCAGTACAAGGTGGAGCATCTTTATAAACGGTCAAAGTCAGGTTACAATCTCGAACCGATTTATCTGCAAACGCCTGATAGAATAGAAGCTTATCTTTTCCTTTTCAAAATAGCACTTCAAATTTTGGTCCTTATGGAAAGAACGGCCAGAATAAAAATTGCCGAACGGGATAAAGGTTTGGATAATTTCATGCCCAATAAAAGGGATGTGCGTAACCCTAAAACAGAAAACATGTTGGCAATGTTTGAATTTGTCGTATGTGGCGTAATACTGCTTCATGATGGAAGCCGGCAATATTTTGTCTCCAAGCTGACCGAGACACAAAAAGATATTTTATCGATTCTGGATGTGCCGGAAGAATGCTACACTCACCAGTATTTGTTTGATACTTCATAA
- a CDS encoding transglutaminase-like domain-containing protein: MFKVWKSDEQVQTYTLLQRLTKAICRTMVYKVREEPGVQPAAETLSLGSGSCRDFALLFMDAVKCLGLASRFVSGYLHAPLMSSQVGSTHAWAEVYLPGGGWKGFDPTTGDIAGTDHIPVAVSRLAESVPPISGSYAGSAASKLDVGVWVSEC, translated from the coding sequence ATATTTAAAGTATGGAAGTCTGATGAACAGGTTCAAACCTATACGTTATTACAACGGCTTACTAAAGCCATATGCAGAACAATGGTTTACAAGGTGAGAGAAGAGCCCGGAGTTCAACCTGCCGCGGAAACACTGTCGCTCGGTTCTGGGTCTTGTCGTGATTTTGCATTACTCTTTATGGATGCAGTAAAGTGCCTGGGGCTCGCGTCGCGTTTTGTCAGCGGATATTTACATGCACCGCTTATGTCGAGTCAGGTCGGATCTACCCATGCATGGGCTGAGGTTTATCTCCCCGGCGGAGGCTGGAAAGGATTTGACCCGACAACAGGAGATATTGCCGGAACGGATCATATCCCCGTAGCGGTATCGCGATTGGCGGAATCTGTCCCTCCTATATCAGGCTCTTACGCTGGCTCAGCTGCGTCAAAGCTTGATGTAGGGGTTTGGGTAAGCGAATGCTAA
- a CDS encoding SHOCT domain-containing protein has translation MQQLTPAGQNIVNDLSQRYNLSQEAVICMLSAVNNGGGSMAQFNCPELGGSGQWMQGGMTMVGDMFNYGLKNTVNNLCTELSNALANTQMFPVVPAGSKNSNQWWPVELGRPFSSGAQNDIRYAVFPNRLAIQLNGQVTVYDTLDNNISGVSQQQGGNTSLTFSSQYGTIAVNTLPIISGPGIPAQKQTNFAQPAPVSNQFDQPDNDSAGNVNNNAVNNAVKNTDTPASISNSVNNSFIDQSSTDGIIALIEKIAKLHEAGALTDEEFNTKKTELLSRI, from the coding sequence ATGCAACAACTTACACCTGCAGGACAAAATATTGTCAACGATTTATCACAACGCTATAACCTGAGTCAGGAAGCGGTTATTTGCATGCTTTCTGCCGTTAATAACGGCGGAGGAAGCATGGCTCAATTTAATTGCCCGGAGCTGGGCGGTTCTGGACAGTGGATGCAGGGCGGCATGACTATGGTCGGCGATATGTTCAACTACGGTTTAAAAAATACCGTAAATAACCTCTGCACCGAGTTGTCAAATGCACTGGCCAATACGCAAATGTTTCCAGTGGTGCCCGCAGGCTCAAAAAACAGCAACCAGTGGTGGCCGGTCGAATTGGGACGTCCATTTAGCAGTGGCGCTCAAAACGATATTCGTTATGCTGTATTCCCTAACAGGCTTGCGATACAACTGAATGGACAAGTTACTGTGTATGACACACTCGATAACAATATTAGCGGTGTAAGCCAGCAGCAGGGTGGTAATACTTCACTCACCTTTAGCAGTCAATACGGGACTATCGCTGTTAATACTTTGCCGATTATATCCGGGCCGGGTATTCCTGCGCAAAAGCAAACAAATTTTGCCCAACCTGCCCCTGTGTCGAATCAATTCGATCAACCTGATAATGACAGCGCGGGAAATGTAAACAATAATGCAGTGAATAATGCAGTAAAGAATACAGACACGCCTGCATCAATTTCTAATAGCGTAAACAACTCCTTCATAGATCAGTCTTCAACGGATGGTATTATCGCGTTAATTGAAAAAATTGCCAAACTACACGAAGCTGGTGCATTGACTGATGAAGAATTCAATACGAAAAAGACCGAACTGCTTAGTCGTATTTAA
- a CDS encoding transposase, whose protein sequence is MARLSRVVVPGYPHHITQRGNRRQQTFFSDEDYQSYIDLMAEWCRHFNVEIWSYCLMPNHTHLIAVPATSDGLASAIGEAHRRYARMVNFREGWRGYFWQGRFASFIMDERHLLAAARYIEQNPVRAGLVKKAEEYQWSSCRAHLNLVKDPLVKTKPLFAYVDKWDDFITLKVEPNERDALQKHERTGRPLGENALISQLEAKTGRVLTKKKTGPKGPRKQR, encoded by the coding sequence ATGGCAAGATTATCAAGAGTCGTGGTCCCGGGTTATCCACACCATATTACGCAAAGGGGTAACCGCAGGCAGCAGACATTCTTTTCAGATGAAGATTATCAATCCTACATTGATCTAATGGCTGAATGGTGCAGACATTTCAATGTAGAAATTTGGAGTTACTGCCTGATGCCCAATCATACCCACCTGATTGCAGTTCCCGCAACGTCGGACGGACTTGCCTCCGCCATAGGCGAAGCCCATAGAAGATATGCAAGGATGGTAAATTTCAGGGAAGGCTGGCGGGGGTACTTTTGGCAGGGACGGTTTGCTTCTTTTATTATGGATGAGCGCCACCTGCTTGCCGCTGCCAGGTATATCGAACAAAACCCTGTTCGAGCAGGATTGGTTAAAAAAGCGGAAGAATATCAGTGGAGTTCCTGCAGGGCACATCTAAACCTTGTTAAGGACCCTCTTGTTAAAACAAAACCCTTATTCGCGTATGTAGATAAGTGGGATGATTTTATAACTCTTAAGGTTGAACCGAATGAAAGGGATGCACTACAAAAGCATGAGAGAACCGGACGTCCCCTTGGTGAAAATGCTTTGATCAGCCAGCTTGAAGCCAAAACCGGCCGGGTACTAACAAAAAAGAAAACCGGCCCAAAAGGGCCAAGAAAACAACGGTGA